A portion of the Rhodopseudomonas sp. BAL398 genome contains these proteins:
- the nifE gene encoding nitrogenase iron-molybdenum cofactor biosynthesis protein NifE, with protein MSSLADKIQDVFNEPGCATNQVKSEKQRKKGCSKPLQPGGAAGGCAFDGAKIALQPIVDVAHLVHGPIACEGSSWDNRGVKSSGSKLYRTGFTTDMGENDVVFGGEKRLFKSIREIIEKYDPPAVFVYQTCVPAMMGDDIAAVCKLASEKFGKPCIPIISPGFVGPKNLGNKLAGEAMLDYVIGTQEPDYTTPYDINIIGEYNVAGEFWQVKPLLDELGIRILSCLSGDARYHEVARAHRAKAAMMVCSTAMINVARKMEERYGIPYFEGSFYGITDTSDSLRQIAKLLIARGADAELMDRVEAVIAREEARAWEALKAFTPRLTGKKVLLITGGVKSWSVVAALQEAGLTIVGSSVKKSTKEDKERLREMSPDVHQIDDLRPRDMYKMLKDAQADIMLSGGRSQFVALKARMPWLDINQERSYAYEGYVGIVEMVRQIDKALSNPIWAQVRAPAPWAEISWEERADAANAADAAALAGDPELAEAQRRGELVCQCKQIDVGTIEDAVRSHDLTMIAQVTQLTQAGGGCGGCKDKIAAILGRVAADAAPAAQVA; from the coding sequence ATGAGCAGCCTGGCCGACAAGATCCAAGACGTCTTCAACGAGCCGGGCTGCGCGACCAATCAGGTCAAGTCCGAAAAGCAACGCAAGAAGGGCTGCAGCAAACCGCTGCAGCCCGGCGGCGCCGCGGGTGGCTGCGCTTTCGACGGCGCCAAGATCGCGCTGCAACCGATCGTCGATGTCGCCCATCTGGTCCACGGCCCGATCGCCTGCGAGGGCTCGTCATGGGACAATCGCGGCGTCAAATCCTCCGGCTCGAAGCTGTACCGCACCGGCTTCACCACCGACATGGGCGAGAACGACGTGGTGTTCGGCGGTGAGAAGCGGCTGTTCAAATCGATCCGCGAAATCATCGAGAAATACGATCCGCCGGCGGTGTTCGTGTATCAGACCTGCGTGCCGGCGATGATGGGCGACGACATCGCCGCGGTCTGCAAGCTGGCTTCCGAGAAATTCGGCAAGCCCTGCATCCCGATCATTTCGCCGGGCTTTGTCGGGCCGAAAAATCTCGGCAACAAGCTCGCCGGCGAGGCGATGCTGGATTACGTGATCGGCACCCAGGAGCCGGATTACACCACGCCCTATGACATCAACATCATCGGCGAATACAACGTCGCCGGCGAATTCTGGCAGGTCAAGCCGCTGCTCGACGAGCTCGGCATCCGCATCCTGTCCTGCCTGTCGGGCGACGCCCGCTATCACGAAGTGGCGCGCGCGCACCGCGCCAAGGCGGCGATGATGGTGTGCTCGACCGCGATGATCAACGTCGCTCGCAAGATGGAAGAGCGCTACGGCATTCCTTATTTCGAGGGCTCGTTCTACGGCATCACCGATACGTCGGACTCGCTGCGCCAGATCGCAAAGCTGTTGATTGCGCGCGGCGCCGACGCCGAATTGATGGACCGGGTCGAGGCGGTGATCGCCCGCGAGGAGGCCCGCGCCTGGGAGGCGCTGAAAGCGTTCACGCCGCGGCTGACCGGCAAGAAGGTGTTGCTGATCACCGGCGGCGTCAAATCCTGGTCGGTGGTGGCGGCGCTGCAGGAGGCCGGCCTCACCATCGTCGGCTCAAGCGTCAAGAAGTCGACCAAGGAGGACAAGGAGCGGCTCCGGGAGATGAGCCCCGACGTCCACCAGATCGACGATCTGCGGCCGCGCGACATGTACAAGATGCTCAAGGACGCTCAGGCCGACATCATGCTGTCGGGCGGCCGTTCGCAATTCGTTGCATTGAAGGCGCGGATGCCGTGGCTCGATATCAATCAGGAGCGCTCCTACGCCTATGAGGGCTATGTCGGCATCGTCGAGATGGTGCGCCAGATCGACAAGGCGCTGTCGAACCCGATCTGGGCGCAGGTCCGCGCGCCGGCGCCCTGGGCCGAAATCAGCTGGGAGGAGCGCGCCGACGCCGCCAATGCGGCGGACGCAGCGGCGCTGGCCGGCGATCCCGAACTGGCGGAAGCCCAGCGCCGTGGCGAGCTGGTCTGCCAATGCAAGCAGATCGATGTCGGCACCATCGAGGACGCGGTTCGCAGCCACGATCTCACCATGATCGCCCAGGTCACGCAGCTTACTCAGGCCGGCGGCGGCTGCGGCGGCTGCAAGGACAAGATCGCCGCCATCCTCGGGCGGGTCGCGGCAGACGCCGCGCCCGCCGCCCAGGTCGCGTGA
- the nifK gene encoding nitrogenase molybdenum-iron protein subunit beta encodes MSQNAEKILDHQELFREPEYAKMIENKRALFENRVPAEELDRVIDWTKTAEYREKNFAREALTINPNKACQPLGAVFAAVGFEKTLPFVHGSQGCVAYYRSHFSRHFKEPTSCVSSSMTEDAAVFGGLNNMIDGLANAHALYKPKMIAVSTTCMAEVIGDDLNAFIKGAKEKGSVPADFDVTFAHTPAFVGSHTTGYDNVMKGIVEHFWDGKAGTVPKLERQENGSINFIGGFDGYTVGNIREIKRIFDLMGVDYTIFGDNSDVWDTPADGEFRMYDGGTTLEQAANAIHAKATISMQEFCTEKTLATIAAHGQEVKAFNHPVGIAGTDAFLQEVSRLTGKPIPEALTKERGRLVDAIGDSSAHIHGKKFAIYGDPDTCLGLASFILELGGEPTHILATNGNKVWAEKVEQLLASSPFGKNCHVYPGKDLWHLRSLLFTEPVDFMIGNTYGKYLERDTNTPLIRIGFPLFDRHHHHRYPVWGYQGSLNVLVWILDKIFDELDKDIVAGKNDISFDIIR; translated from the coding sequence ATGAGCCAGAACGCAGAAAAAATCCTAGACCACCAGGAACTCTTCCGAGAGCCTGAATACGCCAAGATGATCGAAAACAAGCGGGCGCTGTTCGAAAACCGGGTGCCCGCCGAAGAGCTCGATCGGGTGATCGATTGGACCAAGACCGCGGAATATCGCGAGAAGAACTTCGCCCGCGAAGCCCTCACGATCAATCCGAACAAGGCGTGCCAGCCGCTCGGCGCGGTGTTCGCCGCGGTCGGGTTCGAGAAGACCCTGCCGTTCGTGCACGGCTCGCAAGGTTGCGTCGCTTACTATCGCAGCCATTTCTCGCGCCACTTCAAGGAGCCGACCTCCTGCGTGTCGTCGTCGATGACCGAGGACGCCGCGGTGTTCGGCGGCCTCAACAACATGATCGACGGCCTGGCCAACGCGCACGCGCTGTACAAGCCGAAGATGATCGCGGTGTCGACCACCTGCATGGCGGAAGTGATCGGCGACGACCTCAACGCCTTCATCAAGGGCGCCAAGGAAAAGGGCTCGGTGCCGGCGGATTTCGACGTCACCTTCGCCCACACCCCGGCCTTCGTCGGCAGCCACACCACCGGCTACGACAATGTGATGAAGGGCATCGTCGAGCATTTCTGGGACGGCAAGGCCGGCACCGTGCCGAAGCTGGAGCGCCAGGAGAACGGCTCGATCAACTTCATCGGCGGCTTCGACGGCTACACCGTCGGCAACATCCGCGAGATCAAGCGGATCTTCGACCTGATGGGCGTCGACTACACCATCTTCGGCGACAACAGCGACGTCTGGGATACCCCGGCCGACGGTGAATTCCGGATGTATGACGGCGGCACCACGCTGGAGCAGGCGGCCAACGCGATCCACGCCAAGGCGACGATTTCGATGCAGGAATTCTGCACCGAGAAGACGCTGGCCACGATCGCGGCGCATGGCCAGGAAGTGAAGGCGTTCAACCACCCGGTCGGCATCGCCGGCACCGACGCCTTCCTGCAGGAAGTGTCGCGCCTCACCGGCAAGCCGATCCCCGAAGCCTTGACCAAGGAACGCGGCCGGCTGGTCGACGCCATCGGCGACAGCAGCGCCCATATCCACGGCAAGAAATTCGCGATCTACGGCGATCCGGATACTTGCTTGGGCCTGGCGTCGTTCATCCTCGAGCTCGGCGGCGAACCGACCCACATCCTGGCCACCAACGGCAACAAGGTCTGGGCCGAGAAGGTTGAGCAGCTGCTCGCGTCCTCGCCGTTCGGCAAGAACTGCCACGTCTATCCGGGCAAGGATCTGTGGCACCTGCGCTCGCTGCTGTTCACCGAGCCGGTCGACTTCATGATCGGCAACACCTACGGCAAATATCTCGAGCGCGACACCAACACCCCGTTGATCCGGATCGGCTTCCCGCTGTTCGACCGGCATCACCACCATCGTTATCCGGTGTGGGGCTATCAGGGCTCGCTCAACGTGCTGGTCTGGATCCTCGACAAGATCTTCGACGAGCTCGACAAGGACATCGTCGCTGGCAAGAACGACATCAGCTTCGACATCATCCGCTGA